From the genome of Solanum lycopersicum chromosome 7, SLM_r2.1:
ttattcgggatgtattatttctttaaattaaatcataaattcGAATTCAAGCTTGTaagagaatcctattgaaagtgaCCTCCTAAATAAgtggctcaacctaaatttaatcgGGTATTCAATTTGGactcaaataattttggatgtcattcaGAAATCTGTAATTTTGtggtgttttagtagtgtttagggagatttttatattagaattgatttattaattgagTGAGTAGTAAGTTTGtttataaatgattttaataaataaaataataactaatagtTGAGcgtcaagtattttaaaaatacttaaatagtttaaatttaaaattgttaccCTTTggggtggcccagtggtttgagcttgggacttccatgttggaggtctcaagttcgaaacttCTTGCCAGTGAAAGCAAGGGTTTTGCCTTCTGGATCGAGCTCGTTGCACAAGGCTTGCCTAGTGTGGTTACTTCttctatgtggtttgcgagctattgcataggagtgTGAGTTTACCCTATGCACACTCAAAGGGTAGCGGCTCTGGGTtttccttgtcataaaaaaaaataaaaaaattgttaaataaataGTCAATTTTGAAGCGCGTTTccgttttaaaaataattataaatgacacatatgattataaaatgacacatatatacatagtcaCTCCATGACAAATTTCCTTTTATTATATAGATTAATGTAGCAAcacttttcttttcaaattttatttctttttgttgcaACTGTTTCCATTCCCACAATTTCACTTCATTCCTTCTTATCTTCTTtaccttttcatttttcctACTTCTGCTCTTtccattgaaataaaaaatgttgGCATGATTTCTGATTGTTCACAACCTCGTCGGAGTTTGGagttgattttgaattttattgaatatGGGTTTTGGTGGTGACCGGTGGCCTAAGGAAAAATGGGGGTCtgattatttttagttgttCACAATCTTGCCGGAGCTTGGGGCTGACAGCTTTAGGAAGGTAGAGACTTATTATCGACGCTGATTTTGTATTCTTTGTTGTCCATTCTCACTTATAGTTGCTGGTTAAAGCTTGTTGGAGGCGGTGAGGATGAAAGTGTTTTGGTCGGAGAAGGTGAAGAGGACGAGAGGAAGGCAGCAAATTTATTTAACAGGAGTCATTTGAGTGGTGTATGACTAAAACAAGGGTCAATCTCGAAgagtatttgaattttttgttgttgtttttgtttgatttttaacttatttaggtaggttttttaactttttcgaatttatttattatttaatttggatTTGATCTTCTATTTGTGTATTTATTTGGTTTTAGGTTTTAATCAATAACattgattttcttgaaaattttggaATGTTTGATTTGTTTTGTGTAAGATGTTTAGGAGTAGAGTTTGTCTTCCATGGCGTGTTTCATACTAAAGAAATCAGCCAAATGACAATAAACAATAGAGAAGAAATTCTGGGggaagagataaaaaaaaatagaaggcCAAAAAACCTCAAAGTCTATCCAACAACGGCGTTAGATCCAACTAAGAAGATGATGGCTATATTAAAACCCTAATGTTACTTTTAAACCCCTCTCCAAGGGTGTGATGCTCCATATAGGTGTGTTTTATACGCACTATGATATTAGATGCCACATAGGATGTCCAGTAAGAAATAGTGTTCAAAATATTGAGCTTCAATAAGTTCAGGAGTTCACATGATAAAGGACAAATAGAAGAGTTCACAGTACAAACACATACAAGTATAAGGATCCACCAAACAATTTTGCCTATTATATACAACCTTAAACCTCCTTAGTTTAACAACATTAAGCAACTGAATACACACTTGGACAAAAGTAACCTCTCATTTCTGGTACATACACCAAGTCCTCACTGTAACAACATTATTGTTATCTTATAGGGGTAGGGACGTGGAGCAACAATTCTGCCGCCATATACTAGGAGCTGCTAAGAGACCACAACCCAATAGTTATTCTATTTAACTCTATTTGCAGAGCATCCTGCAGGCTGCTTGAAAAAAGCTACTACTGCCAGAAACAGTTGTATAAAGACTTGCAACGATCAGGATGAGTGGCAAGACTAAGTAGAAATATTTGCTGGTCACCTTCCATTTACTTGCAAACCTGGAAAACACTTGGGTGTTGATTTCTTCTCACAAGAATTCCTGAAAACTTATCTACAATTAGGGGGAATGAATATTTTCACCATTCTCAAGAAGAAAATGCATAAAACAACACAAATGAACTATGTATATATCAATTTTCATTATGACAACATCTAAAAGCCTATTTAGTTTCCAAGAACTTACTCTATATTCTTGTGGAAGAAGGGCAATCTCAATTTCTTGAAGTGACTTTCCCTTTGTCTCCATCACACTCCTCTTTACAAATACCACGGCCATCAGGCAGAAGGTGCCAAATATGGAGTATAGTAAGTGTGGCCCAAGTTGGTCGAGCAAGCGCAAGAACATCAGTCCAACAAAAAAGTTAACCACCTAAAGAAAGCACAAAAGACAATTAAGAAAAGCAGTTGTATAGACTTCTGcgctcttattttttttccactCCTTCACTTCCCTAACTCAATAATTGAGCAATGGCGTAATCTATCAGCTGAAGAGAGGTGTCTGATACCAGTTGtaaatagaaaaatagagaATTTGATGAGACTAATTACCCAGTGAACTGACATACAAAATGCCATAGCCTTAGCCCTAATTCGACTGGGAAATATTTCTGGGAGGAGGAGACCAGGAACTGGACCAGCTCCAACAGCAAATGTCAAGACAAACCTGCATAAGGAAGTTTCAAATAGATATATACAAGATGTTCAGTATTTTAATATATGCTTCCATTACTAAATTAAAGAGGAATGCTAACTTATCTGGTCAGACTAACAAGttaaaattggaaagaaaaaaaactcagATTAATTTTCATGTACCAGTCCTATTCTACCATAGACTACCATAGAGAAGGCAAGAAGCATGCAAGTAATGTTGCAAGTAAAGCCTACAGGTATTACAAGCTGCAAGTAATCCGTTGGGTCCTTAGGAAGAGAGTGAAGGATACAAGTTTGTGCAACCAGGTGAAAACATGACCCCCGATTATCGAGTTTCAAACAACCAAGGGTGCAAATTTGGTTTTAGTTCACATGTAATCTACTACTAAAAGTTTTATCTGTGGACTGCTAGAAGTGGGTGCTAATAAGAAATGTTATAGTAACAGAGTAGCGATTTCACCATAGATACTGTTCCATATTCTAGCACCGGACATCAACCTTTACAAATCAAATCAtatgtaagaaatttgagtcaAGGGACTACTCACAGCAGCATGCCACCAACAGAGAAGTAAAAAGCTCCATAATTTGATGCAATCCCACTTGAAGCAAACACTTGAAGGGCCATGGCCAAAGCCTGAATAATTTAATTCCCCAAACATGTCAAAATTCAAGATAATCCAACTACTACAAATAGTCTAAAGATAAATAGAAATGTCTCTATCACTAAATTTGCCAATATAAGGTCTAAGTATGAATAAGATGAGGGAGAGAGGATGTTTCAGAAAATGAATTCATATACTAAGAAACATATGTTCTCTTTTTCATCTGCAGAAGTAACTGAATGTATTAAAAACAAGTAGCACCCAGGAATGGCCTTAAATTAGAAAATGCAACATTTGGCCCCTAGGAAGAATTCTAAGATTGCGTCAAATTAGCTCATTTCCACCATCTTTATATCCTTCCAACAAACCAGTAACTGAAGTTGCCTCTAAGAACCCAAGACGGGaatgtaaaaagaaaacattCCCTGTAGAAGCCTCACAACCTGGTTGTCAGCTTAACAATTATGACATCAGAGAGATTGAAAGATTCATCTCAATACGTATTTTCCCTTGAGCTTAATGCAATATTTTAGGCATGAAGTTTCATTCCAAGTATTAATGATCCCAGTGCAAGCATGTATAaataagtaagatacattaccATTCCAAAGAAGCTCCAATGAAGGAGGACTTTCCTTCCTAATTTGTCCATCAGAACCAAGGCCACAATTGACCCTGGAAAACCATGGAGAGGAGCAGAAGATTAGCTACAGACACTAGACCAAATTTGAGATATTTAAGAATACAGGGGAAGATATACGAGAGGAACACAACCCGAGGATGTTCACTAGTGTGTACCTGTCAAGTTTGCAATCCCAATAAAAACATTTGCCAGGTTCGAGGATACTCCGGCACGTCTAAATACAGTTGAAGAGAAATAAAACACAGCATTTATTCCAGATAGCTGTTGTAAAGCAAATAGGGTTGCCCCAATAAAAACAACTGCAAAAGGAGTAAGTAAATGACAATGGACTTGGAAAATTTATAATGGATTAAGAGAACAGACAAAGAAGATTACCTCTAGAATGCCGTCCATGGAGCAATTCAGAGATCTTAACACTTTCAGTTTCGTCCTCTCTATTCGACTTCGAAAGCTCTAGCATTGCACTCTTAACATGTGAACTTCCTAGAAGCCTCTCAAACTCGAATTCAGCCTCAGCAAGTTTTCCTCGCTGCAGATAACAGAAATTAAGCAACTAAATTAATTGACTAGCAGGATAGAGCCAATTGATCCTCGTCTTAACTATCCTTAGCTTATGGTATTTAGTGAATCAGCCAGCAAATTTTTCAGAGCCAAAGGAATTTACTTTATTagatttatatatttacatatgacAACCATAGCAACCTAGAAATGAGCCGGATGTTGCAAATTGCGGATTAATCATCTTAAAGGTGCAAGAGGCCCATAAAATAGAATACCTTATATAGCCAATGAGGGGACTCAACACAAAACATCATAGCAAGTGCAAGTATTGCAGCAGGAATAGTAGACAACCAAAAACATACACGCCACCTGTACATATCAGAATGCATAATGAGCTCAGATACAACTTCATTGTTTACAAAAGACAAGTCATTTACAGAAGCTTCTCCACTAGATATACTACTATCTTACCAACCCACTATATTCTTGACGGGGATCCCTAGAACAAGAGCTGCCATCAGCCCAAGACATGTTGCTATTTGAATCAAACTCCCGTAAGTACCCCTCACATGAGCAGGAGAAACCTGCATCAAAATCAAGAGTTATAACAGAATTTGAGAAggaataaaataactaaaagcaTCAGGCCACTAAACCTAATAGTAGTTTCACCTCTGCAACGTAAAGAGAAGCAACCGGAGGACCCACGCCCAATCCTAATCCCACTAAAAATCTTCCTGCAAGCATGCCTGCTAGGGTTTTGGCAGTTGCACTGGAAAATAAATTTGTCAGTAACAGTGCaatgacttttaagaaaaaaggaGAATCATAGGAAACCTGATACCAGAATCATAAGAAGGAAAAACACAATTATGTTACTTTTAATGCGACAAGCAAAGCATCTTTTCAAAATCCTCAAACAAGATCAACAGAAGTCAGGAACTTCCACAAAAGCAATTTCAACCAGAAGATAAatgacaaaaagaaaagaagataaacTTCAATGCCAAGGAAAAGGATGCTGGAGAAACTTTTTTGTGATTTAAGTTTTCCAGACCAACTACTAAGATTTCAAATCTCACAAGCATATGCTATCCTGTCAACAACAAGTCTCACTCGTACTCAAACAAGCACTTAAACTATGTACATAGTATTATATACTGTAATTTTTAATTACCTGAAAAGGCATACTTGAGATTTCAGAAAATAACATTCAGATACTCAAATTTTCCACAAATAAATTCATACATTAAACCAACAACTCTATTAGCTATTTTCAAGTGAACTAAAAAGGCTTCTCCAGAATACCTTCATAATGATAACTACCTAGCGTAAACATACCATCTAATCAACAAATATACATTAAGACACCTGAATGTCAATGCACATAACCAAACAAACTAATGTTGAGCTTAAAACGTAAAAGAGGGCAGCCTGGTTCACTGTGCTCCCGCTATGTGCAGAGTCCAGCGAAGGGCTGGACCACAAGGATCTATTGTACCATGCCTTTGTGGAAGAGACGTGAACCTTTGAATCCATGACCTTCTGGTTCCCCTTCAAAGCGAAACTTTTTAATGTAAGAGAAATGACCCTTTTTCCCCATATTATACTCAATAGTCCATGTACATGTTTCTTAAGTCACTAATGTACACTTAAGTGTATACCACATAGATGCTATATGGTCTTCGGGTGCAACAACATTAGAAAAACTAGACATTTGTCATAACCAAGAAGACCTGAATGCAAAATGAAGAGTTGAGCATAGTGGGTTTGATGACAAAAAATTGCCATTAGAGCTATAGTTACTTAGATTGATAGTGAGGTAAATggacaaaagaaaaataggCCACAAATTGCCCTATCGCCATAAATGCAACCACGACCATGGGTCATTCTGGGACATCTTTTAATCTATTTATTGTCATTAAATGGAGATAGTAGTTTCTTCCCAGTGCTCTTCTATTGAAAAGTTAAAGTGTAATGCAagtactcttttttcttttttccattttgacGGAGTCAGTGGATAATCTCTTGGGCAAAATCTTTCTCAAGAAGATACTCAAGTAACTTTATAGAGGCCTTCCCTAATTCATGGGACCTCTTTTCTTCTCATAAACTCTCTCAGTGCACTGACTCTCTATTAAATCCTTATCAGGAACATTATCAAAATACAGCCTTCCCTAGAAGAAGTGCCAGTAAGACCCAAAATACATCTTAAAGCAAAAAGGAGTGTGGCAATTTTTCTCAATACCGAGTAATGAATTCAGCCATCCTTCTATATTCCAAGTAAAACACAAATAAAGGAACTATATTAGCAAACACAACAAACTCGTTGATAAGAGAAACAACCTTTAGTTTACCACCCAAACCACGTATACAGAGATAAGCATTGTAGGACATTTAAATATTACCATATAGAAGCACCCAAAAGCATAGGCAATGAGCACAACTGAAAGGCTCGACGACGGCCAACTCCATCAGCAATCCAACCACTTATCAAGGATCCAGCAAAGGCAGCGGCCAGACACGTACTCACCACCAGACCTTCATtcacatgaaaaatataaaacttcgAATTCAAAAATAGAAATGACATATTCCAAAAAGATACAGTACAGGTACCTTCCGCCAATGTATCCCCGCTGAATCCAAGATCAACTGAAATAATTTCAAGTGGTTCATTCACTACCCTGAAGAAGACGCAGGGAATGAGACAATTTACCGAAGATAATGCAGCATTTTATAGAAAGAACGCTGTAGAGAAAAGAGTATAATTTTGAGAACTAACCCAAGATGATAGCCAAACAGAAGTGCAACTATTGTTGCTACAAGTACATGTGGACACGAATACTTCCAAGAGGGATTTGTCATCTCTTTTTGTACACCATTCTGAAGAAGAACTAAGTTGAAATTCAAGAATTTCACAGAATGTTAGACAACAAATCAAAATGTGAGAGAGAAATATCATAAGAGATTTTTGTagctctgttttttttttcattccagTTATATTGATGTTGCATAGGAAATGCAGTCAATCAGAATAATAACTCATAATTTTTGAAAGTTGTAGCCAAGGAACTGAATATTACCTTGGTGAATAATCCTCTTTATATATAATTCAAGAAAACATAGAGAGCAAGAGTTGACCCACCTGAAACAGCTTCAACATCAGCACTCATGGAATCTCTGGATGTCATACGCTTATACATTGAGGATGAACTGTTCCCTACATACCAAAACTGATCTGTTAAAGTGAAACATGGAATAAGAATAGTTTTCTCATCCCAAATAGCAAACattctaaaaatttaataacttaACTTCATTTCATATACATTCAAACAAGATTAAATCCTAAAAATACAGATTAACTAAGCAATAAGCATCATCATAGCTTTACACATATAAAGGAATGCAATTACCGCTACAAGAAAAATCCTCTTCTCATACCAAACTGCAAGCAATGCAACTTGTATGTATAAAAGAAGAGAGATCGATAGATGCCTTTTTGTTGCTGCAAATATACGCCTCCTGCTCCGACATTGCACCTTTTCctctctactttttttttgctttttgtctttattaatttttcttctctttccaACACCTCATCATCGTCTTGTCCCTTCACGCACGTATAAAACAACAATATATGTGGTGTTCGAGAATGATGCCTCTGCCACGTGTTATTAGATGAGGCacaagtattttttaaaacggagaaaaacataaatatagcCCCCCAATGATGGtaaatgatatgattataatacatatatatttattaatacacataatatatatattctagtTTTTGGACAATACTATATAATCATAGCATTTACcatcatttaaatattaaatcgaTGAATAAGATTGTATTATGTattcctatttaatttttttatcagaGTGAAAGAcatcttttttagtttttggacGACATAACACCAATATTCCTAAAGTATAATGTAGGATATTTGCTtatcaatcaatatatatatcatatattattatagggaaaattgtatatataatagcaaactaataacctaaattaaatagaatagctagggcttgatttaattgtgctccatagcaaacgttgaCAAAAATTTGacaggcgtctctctcccagaagtctcgctcgccactctcccattctcgcctctctcgctttatacacagaagtgtataatttctgtttctgttttgtataaagcgagagaaaattgtatatacacatgcaaaaatgtatatcttcgtgttatacacttaattatataatttacaaacattttacttcaaatattgcagagaaaaaggccaaagaattatacaattgcagtgtaattcgattcaactctatgcaaagctaattatacaattgcagcaaaataggtcagcgaattatacaatttaggcctgcgaattatacacttgtatatgtatagcgaattatacagtttttatgtttgctatggagcgcaattgtgcaaagtttgctatagcatacaaatatgaatttttgtttgctatacgTGAAAGTTGCCCATTATTATAAGAATGAAGCCTCAAAGATAAAagttctatttaattttttttatttgagtgaaagacatattttttagtttttggacGATATAACACCAATGTTCCTAAAGTATAATGTTGGATATTTGCTtatcaatcaatatatatatatcatatattattataagtatgaaGACTCAAAGATAAAAATTGAAAGACCAATTTACCcctaaatatcaaaatattgaaccacatttattatttaataattaaacaatTCTCATCAAATTGTAAAAAacgtaaaataattaaaaacaattcaaacgTCTATTCAAATTTCTGTCATTATTGTGCTCTACATTTACCAATGCAAATTTTACcaaatattgttatttaatcatatattattataaataataaattttctataattttaatacaattatttattggttatgtTAATGGTCATTCTACTTAAATTGCAAGTAATGGTATGTTAGTGGTCATTCTACTTAAATTGATGTATTCAATAATACCTCCTTAACTTCTACTAATTTGTCCAATATGCATgtgaatttgaaaagaaaaacattcttattgaaaaatatagggataatgcccaagtaccccctcaacctatgctcgaaatctcagagacatacttatattatactaaggtcctattacccccctgaacttattttattaataattttttatcccttttcggcctacgtggcactatcttatgggcccaatgatggttgacttttttttccaaaccagtgccacgtaggctaaaaagggtagaaaattacttataaaataagttcagaggggtaataggaccttagtatagtataagtgtgtgctgtccgaaggcggtgatgtcatgccacgcccgacgtagtctgaccgtgtgttctgcccaagggcggtgatgtcattcaacgcccgacatcgttagaccgtgtttgccgtccaagggctatgatggcatgccacgcccgacgtcgttcgaccaaatgtgttgccaaaaggcgatgatggcatgccacgcccgacatcgttcaaccgtgtgtgcggtccaaatgcagttatgtcatgccacgcccgacgtagtttgaccatgtgtgctgtccaaaggtggtgatggtatgtcacgcccgacgtcgttcgaccgtgtgagctgtctaaaggcgatgatggcatgccacgcccgacgtagtccgaccgtgtgtgcccaACGTTGTTGAAttcgtgtgctgtccaagggcggtgatgtcatgccacgcccgacgtcgtccaaccgtgcgtgcagtcaaagggtggtgatgtcaagccacgcccgacgtcgttctaccgtgcgtgcagtccaagggcggtgattgatacgctcaaacttacttctcaaatgagaagtaaagcggtcgcgtcaagtaaataacccaactagtgaggttgggatcgttcccacgaggaaaatagtctagacttaacttcaacttgttattactattgttcagttgatgacttccttagaaagtcaaagcataaaaggggggtttgtatttcctaatgagcaaaaataactaacgaacttgaaagagacacttaacagcttttaatgttgggttttaatcaagtaatcaaagtaactagggtttacgtgttccccacaggttcataacttgataattctaactattacaattctttcctagtatcttgcatgcaaagtgataagttatgtatttctaaatccttggtccggcatctagaaaatctcactccgcaccttggtccggctacgtgtgttgctttcctaacccttatccttacctcatattaagcatcgtattcgatatttgactaagttattacctcgtaccaatcaatactagcctattagatagtatacactaaatctatgttaataattcttttcctattatctacctccttggttcggcaagtagcattaaggcgagttctaacgttgatcatccgttaaaaagacttctaagcgaaagaattattaatacatgcaagacactattctagaattgttattttagctagggtttatctcattatttgcctatggttcccacaaccctagttatggagtttagttcctcatagccataaacacaatattcaaatatgttaaacaagaattcatgtacttacttcaatgagaaagaataaagtctgaaaatttgcttgattaatcatcaaaaatcacttgtaagaatctctaacaatcaaacactcaaaacacaaagtctaacaatataatattttttatcacaGAGTCTAaactcaaaaacgaggtttttcgaactatttataaaaaaataaaaacctaattaaacaagggttctaattactggaaatctgccaaaacgcggctgggttgacggaccacgcgacggaccgtcgtggcctccgtcgtcccatacttggtgcaatttttctgctgctttcttcattcccctcgacggcaagtgtgacgtaccgtcataggcacaacggtccgtcgagggtctcgtttcaaaatacttcaactcttgaaatctggatactggatcacttctctgatcttcacgacgaacctgcaggacggaccgtcatagccatgacggaccgtcacaagcttcgtaatcccacacttggtcagacttccccatcttccttcagcagcttctctacgctgccacctacggaccgtcacaggcacgacggaccgtcataagctccgtaggtggtctcttcttcatttttcgctcaaaatctccgcattcagctttggacagatttcctgcaaaacaaagagaaacttatatcaaaattagcacaaaaagggctttcggacacactaaacttaaggaaaaagtattaattataccgtgaaaccactgtatatcaacaccctcaacttaaattcgttgtttgtcctcaaacgacgcactatgactcactacacaatctttgtacaatagtattcatgtttttatcctttgcaatcatttggctatcaatcccgattaatctcatcaaatctatgcatgctatcactattaggattgaattttgtgggattcgaacatgacacagactcaccacgcactaacacctatcctcttcaatttctcaccgagagGCTAACAATTCGGTatagcaactagtgtcctcactttagaacaaaatcctcatttttcacacaatgatttcagtttgagtataaggattacatttcaacactcgctct
Proteins encoded in this window:
- the pGlcT3 gene encoding probable plastidic glucose transporter 2-like isoform X1: MYYNHIIYHHWGAIFMFFSVLKNTCASSNNTWQRHHSRTPHILLFYTCVKGQDDDEVLEREEKLIKTKSKKKVERKRCNVGAGGVYLQQQKGNSSSSMYKRMTSRDSMSADVEAVSVLLQNGVQKEMTNPSWKYSCPHVLVATIVALLFGYHLGVVNEPLEIISVDLGFSGDTLAEGLVVSTCLAAAFAGSLISGWIADGVGRRRAFQLCSLPMLLGASIWGTRRSWIQRFTSLPQSATAKTLAGMLAGRFLVGLGLGVGPPVASLYVAEVSPAHVRGTYGSLIQIATCLGLMAALVLGIPVKNIVGWWRVCFWLSTIPAAILALAMMFCVESPHWLYKRGKLAEAEFEFERLLGSSHVKSAMLELSKSNREDETESVKISELLHGRHSRVVFIGATLFALQQLSGINAVFYFSSTVFRRAGVSSNLANVFIGIANLTGSIVALVLMDKLGRKVLLHWSFFGMALAMALQVFASSGIASNYGAFYFSVGGMLLFVLTFAVGAGPVPGLLLPEIFPSRIRAKAMAFCMSVHWVVNFFVGLMFLRLLDQLGPHLLYSIFGTFCLMAVVFVKRSVMETKGKSLQEIEIALLPQEYRISFQEFL
- the pGlcT3 gene encoding probable plastidic glucose transporter 2-like isoform X4 encodes the protein MYYNHIIYHHWGAIFMFFSVLKNTCASSNNTWQRHHSRTPHILLFYTCVKGQDDDEVLEREEKLIKTKSKKKVERKRCNVGAGGVYLQQQKGNSSSSMYKRMTSRDSMSADVEAVSVLLQNGVQKEMTNPSWKYSCPHVLVATIVALLFGYHLGVVNEPLEIISVDLGFSGDTLAEGLVVSTCLAAAFAGSLISGWIADGVGRRRAFQLCSLPMLLGASICATAKTLAGMLAGRFLVGLGLGVGPPVASLYVAEVSPAHVRGTYGSLIQIATCLGLMAALVLGIPVKNIVGWWRVCFWLSTIPAAILALAMMFCVESPHWLYKRGKLAEAEFEFERLLGSSHVKSAMLELSKSNREDETESVKISELLHGRHSRVVFIGATLFALQQLSGINAVFYFSSTVFRRAGVSSNLANVFIGIANLTGSIVALVLMDKLGRKVLLHWSFFGMALAMALQVFASSGIASNYGAFYFSVGGMLLFVLTFAVGAGPVPGLLLPEIFPSRIRAKAMAFCMSVHWVVNFFVGLMFLRLLDQLGPHLLYSIFGTFCLMAVVFVKRSVMETKGKSLQEIEIALLPQEYREFL
- the pGlcT3 gene encoding probable plastidic glucose transporter 2-like isoform X10 — protein: MLKLFQNGVQKEMTNPSWKYSCPHVLVATIVALLFGYHLGVVNEPLEIISVDLGFSGDTLAEGLVVSTCLAAAFAGSLISGWIADGVGRRRAFQLCSLPMLLGASICATAKTLAGMLAGRFLVGLGLGVGPPVASLYVAEVSPAHVRGTYGSLIQIATCLGLMAALVLGIPVKNIVGWWRVCFWLSTIPAAILALAMMFCVESPHWLYKRGKLAEAEFEFERLLGSSHVKSAMLELSKSNREDETESVKISELLHGRHSRVVFIGATLFALQQLSGINAVFYFSSTVFRRAGVSSNLANVFIGIANLTGSIVALVLMDKLGRKVLLHWSFFGMALAMALQVFASSGIASNYGAFYFSVGGMLLFVLTFAVGAGPVPGLLLPEIFPSRIRAKAMAFCMSVHWVVNFFVGLMFLRLLDQLGPHLLYSIFGTFCLMAVVFVKRSVMETKGKSLQEIEIALLPQEYRISFQEFL
- the pGlcT3 gene encoding probable plastidic glucose transporter 2-like isoform X2, producing MYYNHIIYHHWGAIFMFFSVLKNTCASSNNTWQRHHSRTPHILLFYTCVKGQDDDEVLEREEKLIKTKSKKKVERKRCNVGAGGVYLQQQKGNSSSSMYKRMTSRDSMSADVEAVSVLLQNGVQKEMTNPSWKYSCPHVLVATIVALLFGYHLGVVNEPLEIISVDLGFSGDTLAEGLVVSTCLAAAFAGSLISGWIADGVGRRRAFQLCSLPMLLGASIWGTRRSWIQRFTSLPQSATAKTLAGMLAGRFLVGLGLGVGPPVASLYVAEVSPAHVRGTYGSLIQIATCLGLMAALVLGIPVKNIVGWWRVCFWLSTIPAAILALAMMFCVESPHWLYKRGKLAEAEFEFERLLGSSHVKSAMLELSKSNREDETESVKISELLHGRHSRVVFIGATLFALQQLSGINAVFYFSSTVFRRAGVSSNLANVFIGIANLTGSIVALVLMDKLGRKVLLHWSFFGMALAMALQVFASSGIASNYGAFYFSVGGMLLFVLTFAVGAGPVPGLLLPEIFPSRIRAKAMAFCMSVHWVVNFFVGLMFLRLLDQLGPHLLYSIFGTFCLMAVVFVKRSVMETKGKSLQEIEIALLPQEYREFL